From Astyanax mexicanus isolate ESR-SI-001 chromosome 11, AstMex3_surface, whole genome shotgun sequence, the proteins below share one genomic window:
- the LOC103037674 gene encoding uncharacterized protein LOC103037674 isoform X1, translated as MEQSCKGRWTLEDMLLAVQQPDGLGGREEAVAEPADCEAQRGTDVTLICEVHSLPEFSTLQWDGLGASIPNTTLFLNNTAYIILHSVDQHSQGTYNCTLRQNEKKEIKKSVTLSVTKHTYLKKTSSLYRGSSITSDLLLICKSHRLYNRIMWSLKQQAVQGEVVLMAAEKGKKPNFTGAIKPGKHSSIFYDGQEFIFHISPVRFNYSGTYTCIGDDKTVYSRFKLHTVRVSAEPPHGAFRNQSVVLTCEVSEVTDQMTLAWLRMEGNRAVLVKQGVLTNRNSTKTLTLIPRNLSDEQRMWQCAVFTENKLRALAPLSVFAETPQQGGGVVEGTILFVGCAVVGCVVLLLGVLLFYCHRKSAAGAPSKEEKRLREDQCHSDSAYVNRDDGHVVAVKPVEEEEEELHYASITVARVCHGEGRNCRKKAPATSDSTIYSNIKYH; from the exons ATGGAGCAAAGTTGCAAGGGCAGATGGACTCTTGAGGACATGCTACTGGCTGTTCAGCAACCTGATGGCCTGGGTGGAAGGGAAGAAGCTGTCGCAGAACCGGCAG ATTGTGAAGCCCAGCGTGGAACTGATGTAACCCTGATCTGTGAAGTGCACAGTCTTCCAGAATTCTCCACTCTGCAGTGGGATGGACTGGGAGCTTCCATACCTAACACCACCTTGTTCCTCAACAACACTGCCTACATCATTTTACACAGTGTAGACCAGCACAGTCAGGGCACATACAACTGCACACTGAGGCAGAACGAAAAGAAGGAGATAAAGAAGAGTGTAACACTCAGTGTAACAAAAC ATACATACTTAAAAAAGACCTCTAGTCTTTACAGAGGGAGCTCCATCACCAGTGACCTATTACTCATCTGCAAGTCACATAGGCTGTATAACAGGATTATGTGGAGTCTTAAACAGCAAGCAGTACAGGGAGAAGTAGTACTAATGGCTGCAGAAAAGGGAAAAAAGCCTAACTTTACTGGAGCAATTAAACCAGGGAAACATTCCTCCATATTCTACGATGGTCAGGAGTTCATCTTTCACATCTCACCTGTGAGGTTCAACTACAGTGGGACGTATACATGTATTGGGGATGATAAAACCGTCTATTCCAGGTTTAAGCTCCACACTGTAAGAG TCTCTGCAGAGCCTCCTCATGGTGCCTTCAGGAATCAGTCGGTGGTTCTGACCTGTGAGGTGTCTGAGGTGACTGACCAGATGACCCTGGCCTGGTTGAGAATGGAGGGCAACAGGGCGGTGTTGGTCAAACAGGGCGTCCTAACCAATAGGAACAGCACTAAGACCCTCACTCTGATCCCGAGGAACCTCTCTGATGAGCAGCGTATGTGGCAGTGTGCCGTGTTTACTGAGAACAAGCTTAGAGCTCTGGCACCCCTCTCAGTCTTtgcagaaacaccacagcaag GAGGCGGCGTAGTGGAGGGCACCATCCTGTTTGTGGGGTGTGCTGTGGTTGGCTGTGTGGTCCTCTTGCTGGGAGTTCTGCTGTTTTACTGCCACAGGAAATCAGCAGCCG GAGCGCCCTCTAAGGAAGAGAAGAGACTCAGAGAAGATCAATGCCATTCTGATTCAGCTTACGTGAATAGAG ATGATGGTCATGTTGTCGCGGTTAAACCggtggaggaagaagaagaggagctcCACTACGCCTCCATCACCGTAGCGCGAGTCTGTCATG gagaagGAAGGAACTGCAGAAAGAAG GCACCAGCTACCAGTGACTCCACCATCTACTCAAATATCAAATACCACTGA
- the LOC103037674 gene encoding uncharacterized protein LOC103037674 isoform X3 encodes MEQSCKGRWTLEDMLLAVQQPDGLGGREEAVAEPADCEAQRGTDVTLICEVHSLPEFSTLQWDGLGASIPNTTLFLNNTAYIILHSVDQHSQGTYNCTLRQNEKKEIKKSVTLSVTKLSAEPPHGAFRNQSVVLTCEVSEVTDQMTLAWLRMEGNRAVLVKQGVLTNRNSTKTLTLIPRNLSDEQRMWQCAVFTENKLRALAPLSVFAETPQQGGGVVEGTILFVGCAVVGCVVLLLGVLLFYCHRKSAAGAPSKEEKRLREDQCHSDSAYVNRDDGHVVAVKPVEEEEEELHYASITVARVCHGEGRNCRKKAPATSDSTIYSNIKYH; translated from the exons ATGGAGCAAAGTTGCAAGGGCAGATGGACTCTTGAGGACATGCTACTGGCTGTTCAGCAACCTGATGGCCTGGGTGGAAGGGAAGAAGCTGTCGCAGAACCGGCAG ATTGTGAAGCCCAGCGTGGAACTGATGTAACCCTGATCTGTGAAGTGCACAGTCTTCCAGAATTCTCCACTCTGCAGTGGGATGGACTGGGAGCTTCCATACCTAACACCACCTTGTTCCTCAACAACACTGCCTACATCATTTTACACAGTGTAGACCAGCACAGTCAGGGCACATACAACTGCACACTGAGGCAGAACGAAAAGAAGGAGATAAAGAAGAGTGTAACACTCAGTGTAACAAAAC TCTCTGCAGAGCCTCCTCATGGTGCCTTCAGGAATCAGTCGGTGGTTCTGACCTGTGAGGTGTCTGAGGTGACTGACCAGATGACCCTGGCCTGGTTGAGAATGGAGGGCAACAGGGCGGTGTTGGTCAAACAGGGCGTCCTAACCAATAGGAACAGCACTAAGACCCTCACTCTGATCCCGAGGAACCTCTCTGATGAGCAGCGTATGTGGCAGTGTGCCGTGTTTACTGAGAACAAGCTTAGAGCTCTGGCACCCCTCTCAGTCTTtgcagaaacaccacagcaag GAGGCGGCGTAGTGGAGGGCACCATCCTGTTTGTGGGGTGTGCTGTGGTTGGCTGTGTGGTCCTCTTGCTGGGAGTTCTGCTGTTTTACTGCCACAGGAAATCAGCAGCCG GAGCGCCCTCTAAGGAAGAGAAGAGACTCAGAGAAGATCAATGCCATTCTGATTCAGCTTACGTGAATAGAG ATGATGGTCATGTTGTCGCGGTTAAACCggtggaggaagaagaagaggagctcCACTACGCCTCCATCACCGTAGCGCGAGTCTGTCATG gagaagGAAGGAACTGCAGAAAGAAG GCACCAGCTACCAGTGACTCCACCATCTACTCAAATATCAAATACCACTGA
- the LOC103037674 gene encoding uncharacterized protein LOC103037674 isoform X2, with amino-acid sequence MFPSLWSIFILIFKIYYRIQAEDCEAQRGTDVTLICEVHSLPEFSTLQWDGLGASIPNTTLFLNNTAYIILHSVDQHSQGTYNCTLRQNEKKEIKKSVTLSVTKHTYLKKTSSLYRGSSITSDLLLICKSHRLYNRIMWSLKQQAVQGEVVLMAAEKGKKPNFTGAIKPGKHSSIFYDGQEFIFHISPVRFNYSGTYTCIGDDKTVYSRFKLHTVRVSAEPPHGAFRNQSVVLTCEVSEVTDQMTLAWLRMEGNRAVLVKQGVLTNRNSTKTLTLIPRNLSDEQRMWQCAVFTENKLRALAPLSVFAETPQQGGGVVEGTILFVGCAVVGCVVLLLGVLLFYCHRKSAAGAPSKEEKRLREDQCHSDSAYVNRDDGHVVAVKPVEEEEEELHYASITVARVCHGEGRNCRKKAPATSDSTIYSNIKYH; translated from the exons ATGTTTCCTTCACTGTGGAgtatttttattctgattttcaaAATATACTACAGAATTCAAGCAGAAG ATTGTGAAGCCCAGCGTGGAACTGATGTAACCCTGATCTGTGAAGTGCACAGTCTTCCAGAATTCTCCACTCTGCAGTGGGATGGACTGGGAGCTTCCATACCTAACACCACCTTGTTCCTCAACAACACTGCCTACATCATTTTACACAGTGTAGACCAGCACAGTCAGGGCACATACAACTGCACACTGAGGCAGAACGAAAAGAAGGAGATAAAGAAGAGTGTAACACTCAGTGTAACAAAAC ATACATACTTAAAAAAGACCTCTAGTCTTTACAGAGGGAGCTCCATCACCAGTGACCTATTACTCATCTGCAAGTCACATAGGCTGTATAACAGGATTATGTGGAGTCTTAAACAGCAAGCAGTACAGGGAGAAGTAGTACTAATGGCTGCAGAAAAGGGAAAAAAGCCTAACTTTACTGGAGCAATTAAACCAGGGAAACATTCCTCCATATTCTACGATGGTCAGGAGTTCATCTTTCACATCTCACCTGTGAGGTTCAACTACAGTGGGACGTATACATGTATTGGGGATGATAAAACCGTCTATTCCAGGTTTAAGCTCCACACTGTAAGAG TCTCTGCAGAGCCTCCTCATGGTGCCTTCAGGAATCAGTCGGTGGTTCTGACCTGTGAGGTGTCTGAGGTGACTGACCAGATGACCCTGGCCTGGTTGAGAATGGAGGGCAACAGGGCGGTGTTGGTCAAACAGGGCGTCCTAACCAATAGGAACAGCACTAAGACCCTCACTCTGATCCCGAGGAACCTCTCTGATGAGCAGCGTATGTGGCAGTGTGCCGTGTTTACTGAGAACAAGCTTAGAGCTCTGGCACCCCTCTCAGTCTTtgcagaaacaccacagcaag GAGGCGGCGTAGTGGAGGGCACCATCCTGTTTGTGGGGTGTGCTGTGGTTGGCTGTGTGGTCCTCTTGCTGGGAGTTCTGCTGTTTTACTGCCACAGGAAATCAGCAGCCG GAGCGCCCTCTAAGGAAGAGAAGAGACTCAGAGAAGATCAATGCCATTCTGATTCAGCTTACGTGAATAGAG ATGATGGTCATGTTGTCGCGGTTAAACCggtggaggaagaagaagaggagctcCACTACGCCTCCATCACCGTAGCGCGAGTCTGTCATG gagaagGAAGGAACTGCAGAAAGAAG GCACCAGCTACCAGTGACTCCACCATCTACTCAAATATCAAATACCACTGA